In one Gemmatimonadota bacterium genomic region, the following are encoded:
- a CDS encoding heme-binding protein, which translates to MPRLSLRFVAIALAALVLGGLPRSAAAQLGDAKTITLQAARTMLAAAEAEAKRNGWNVSIAVVDAAGELIGFVRMDDASPGSVGISQAKARTAARMRRPTKALDSVVSAGRTGILSFEGVVAVEGGVPVIVGGKFIGAVGASGATSAQDAQVAKAGVEALKP; encoded by the coding sequence ATGCCCCGTCTCTCGTTGCGGTTTGTCGCGATTGCCCTTGCTGCCCTCGTGCTTGGCGGGCTTCCGCGCTCGGCCGCCGCTCAGCTGGGCGACGCCAAGACCATCACGCTGCAGGCCGCGCGCACGATGCTCGCCGCTGCCGAGGCGGAGGCGAAGCGCAACGGATGGAATGTGTCGATCGCCGTGGTGGATGCGGCGGGGGAACTCATTGGCTTTGTGCGCATGGATGACGCGTCGCCCGGAAGCGTGGGGATCTCGCAGGCCAAGGCGCGCACGGCTGCACGGATGCGCCGGCCGACCAAGGCCCTCGACTCCGTGGTGTCAGCGGGGCGCACGGGGATTTTGTCGTTCGAAGGGGTGGTCGCGGTGGAGGGGGGTGTGCCGGTGATCGTCGGCGGCAAGTTCATTGGCGCGGTGGGTGCGAGCGGTGCGACCTCAGCGCAGGACGCACAGGTCGCGAAAGCCGGCGTTGAGGCGTTGAAGCCCTAA